A genomic window from Cupriavidus basilensis includes:
- the recN gene encoding DNA repair protein RecN, with protein MLRSLSIRDFVIVDTLDLDFSPGFTVFTGETGAGKSILIDALALVLGERADAGVVREGASRASISATFSTPAGLDAWLAEHDLTGDEGTVLLRRTVDASGRGKAFINGAAATLGQLRDIGDRLVDIHGQHAHQLLLRPDAQRLLLDAHAGLTAQAGAVAEAWRSWRACVRQRETVEHRSREMQLERERLEWQVGELEKLAPQPGEWEDIQAEYNRLSHAAGLIEGSRAALEALSEADGSVLSGLNSVVQRLRQMADVDPALGDVLAALDPALVQVEEAAHSLNRYVDRIDLDPERLQVVEARMQALHTTARKYRMPPEQLPDELMARRQQLDDLQSAQDLNKAMAREAAARAAYLTIAQHLGAARKVAAESLSAAVTDAMQGLSMAGGSFAVALHPLDEGQSHGLEQVEFLVAGHAGVSARPLAKVASGGELARISLAISVITSEAAPTPTLIFDEVDTGIGGAVAEVVGRRLQELGRARQVLCVTHLPQVAAQAGAHLLVSKETSQRDGTGSVTRSRIRGLDAAGRVVETARMLGGTTVTATTVQHAEEMLAQGLRGTTGTAREARRSRRSAG; from the coding sequence ATGCTGCGCAGCCTGTCCATCCGCGATTTCGTCATTGTCGATACCCTCGACCTCGACTTCTCCCCGGGCTTCACCGTCTTCACCGGCGAGACCGGCGCCGGCAAGTCGATCCTGATCGATGCGCTGGCGCTGGTGCTGGGTGAGCGCGCCGACGCCGGCGTGGTCCGCGAAGGCGCCTCCCGGGCCAGCATCAGCGCCACCTTTTCCACCCCGGCCGGGCTCGACGCCTGGCTGGCCGAACACGATCTCACTGGCGACGAAGGCACGGTGCTGCTGCGCCGCACGGTCGACGCCAGCGGGCGCGGCAAGGCCTTTATCAATGGCGCCGCCGCCACGCTGGGCCAGTTGCGCGACATCGGCGACCGCCTGGTCGATATCCACGGCCAGCATGCCCATCAGCTACTGCTGCGCCCGGATGCCCAGCGCTTGCTGCTCGATGCCCATGCCGGCCTCACCGCGCAGGCCGGCGCGGTGGCCGAAGCCTGGCGCTCGTGGCGTGCGTGCGTGCGCCAGCGCGAAACCGTCGAGCACCGCTCGCGCGAGATGCAGCTGGAACGCGAGCGGCTCGAATGGCAGGTCGGCGAGCTCGAGAAGCTGGCGCCGCAACCTGGCGAATGGGAAGACATCCAGGCCGAATACAACCGGCTGTCGCATGCCGCCGGGCTGATCGAGGGCAGCCGCGCCGCGCTCGAGGCGCTGTCCGAGGCCGATGGCTCGGTGCTGTCCGGGCTGAACAGCGTGGTGCAGCGCCTGCGGCAGATGGCTGACGTCGACCCCGCGCTGGGCGACGTACTGGCGGCGCTGGACCCGGCGCTGGTCCAAGTCGAGGAGGCCGCGCACTCGCTCAACCGCTACGTCGACCGGATCGACCTGGACCCCGAACGCTTGCAGGTGGTGGAGGCGCGCATGCAGGCGCTGCACACCACCGCGCGCAAGTACCGGATGCCGCCGGAGCAGTTGCCGGACGAACTGATGGCGCGCCGCCAGCAACTGGACGATCTCCAGTCCGCCCAGGACCTGAACAAGGCGATGGCGCGCGAGGCCGCGGCCCGCGCCGCCTACCTCACCATCGCCCAGCATCTCGGCGCTGCCCGCAAGGTGGCGGCCGAGAGCCTGTCGGCCGCCGTGACGGATGCCATGCAGGGCCTGTCCATGGCGGGCGGCAGTTTCGCGGTGGCGCTGCACCCGCTGGACGAAGGGCAGAGCCACGGTCTGGAACAAGTCGAGTTCCTGGTGGCAGGCCATGCCGGCGTCAGCGCGCGCCCCTTGGCCAAAGTGGCGTCGGGCGGCGAGCTGGCCCGGATCAGCCTGGCGATTTCCGTCATTACCAGCGAGGCCGCGCCCACCCCCACCCTGATCTTCGACGAAGTCGACACCGGCATCGGCGGCGCGGTGGCCGAGGTGGTGGGCCGCCGCCTGCAGGAACTCGGCCGCGCCCGCCAGGTGTTGTGCGTGACCCACCTGCCGCAGGTGGCGGCCCAGGCCGGCGCCCACCTGCTGGTCAGCAAGGAGACCAGCCAGCGCGACGGCACAGGCTCGGTCACCCGCTCGCGCATCCGCGGCCTCGACGCCGCCGGCCGCGTGGTCGAAACCGCACGCATGCTGGGCGGGACCACCGTGACGGCGACCACGGTGCAACACGCCGAGGAGATGCTCGCGCAAGGCCTGCGCGGCACCACCGGCACGGCCCGGGAGGCGCGCCGCTCGCGGCGCAGCGCAGGCTGA
- a CDS encoding NAD kinase, with translation MSSLPKPGAARAPFRTVALIGRYATAGIEGPLEELAACILRNGQDVVFERDTALATGLTDYPALAPDEIGKHADVAVVLGGDGTLLGLARQLAGYPVPLIGVNHGRLGFMTDIPLQDVHSVLPDMLAGRYESETRMLLESKVVRDDGVIFSALAFNDVVVNRSGISGMVELAVSVDGHFMYNQRSDGLIVSTPTGSTAYALSAGGPILHPTLSGLVLVPIAPHALSNRPIVLPHDAEVSIEVATARDASVNFDMQSLTSLLPGDRIVVRRSAKTVNLLHPIGYNYYATLRKKLHWHEYPSEDNRL, from the coding sequence ATGTCTTCGCTCCCCAAGCCCGGCGCCGCGCGCGCCCCATTTCGCACCGTCGCCCTGATCGGCAGGTACGCCACAGCCGGCATCGAGGGCCCGCTGGAAGAGCTGGCCGCCTGTATCCTCAGGAACGGCCAGGATGTGGTGTTCGAGCGAGACACTGCCCTGGCCACCGGGCTGACCGACTATCCGGCGCTGGCGCCCGACGAGATCGGCAAGCATGCCGATGTGGCGGTGGTGCTCGGCGGCGACGGCACCCTGCTGGGCCTGGCGCGCCAGCTGGCCGGCTACCCGGTGCCGCTGATCGGCGTGAACCACGGGCGCCTTGGCTTCATGACCGATATCCCGTTGCAGGACGTGCATTCGGTGCTGCCCGACATGCTGGCGGGCCGCTACGAGTCCGAGACCCGCATGCTGCTGGAGTCCAAGGTGGTGCGCGACGATGGTGTGATCTTCTCCGCGCTGGCCTTTAACGACGTCGTGGTCAACCGTTCCGGCATTTCAGGCATGGTCGAGCTGGCGGTGTCGGTGGACGGCCACTTCATGTACAACCAGCGCTCCGATGGCCTGATCGTCTCCACGCCGACCGGCTCGACCGCCTATGCGCTGTCGGCAGGCGGCCCGATCCTGCACCCGACCCTGTCGGGCCTGGTGCTGGTGCCGATTGCCCCGCATGCGCTGTCCAACCGCCCGATCGTGCTGCCGCACGACGCCGAAGTGTCGATCGAGGTCGCCACGGCGCGTGACGCCAGCGTGAACTTCGACATGCAGTCGCTGACCTCGCTCCTGCCCGGCGACCGCATCGTGGTGCGGCGCTCGGCCAAGACCGTCAACCTGCTGCACCCGATCGGCTACAACTATTACGCCACGCTGCGCAAGAAGCTGCACTGGCATGAGTACCCGAGCGAAGACAACCGGCTCTGA
- the hrcA gene encoding heat-inducible transcriptional repressor HrcA, whose product MDERAKTLLKTLIERYIAEGQPVGSRTLSKYSGLDLSPATIRNVMSDLEEMGFIASPHTSAGRIPTPRGYRLFVDTMLTAQPLDGALNLAELTGKIRGQLHGQQLGPQRMITSAAHTLSNLSQFAGVVMTPRRAQAFRQVEFMRLSDKRILLIIVTPEGDVQNRIIQTELPYSPSQLVEAANFINSHFAGMSFDNVRDHLRGELQALRMDMSQLMQAAVEAGSNAMAEGEDDHVFISGERKLLEVEDLSSSMEKLRRLFDVFEHKTGLLKLLDVSSHAQGVQIFIGGESKLVPLEDMAVITAPYEVDGQIVGTLGVIGPTRMAYERVIPIVDITARLLSSALSQN is encoded by the coding sequence ATGGATGAACGTGCGAAAACGCTTCTCAAAACCCTCATCGAGCGCTACATCGCCGAGGGGCAGCCCGTGGGCTCGCGGACCTTGTCGAAGTACTCGGGTCTCGACCTGTCTCCGGCCACCATCCGCAATGTGATGTCCGACCTGGAGGAAATGGGGTTCATTGCCAGCCCGCATACCTCGGCCGGGCGTATCCCCACGCCGCGCGGCTACCGGCTGTTCGTGGACACCATGCTGACCGCCCAGCCCCTGGATGGCGCGCTCAACCTGGCCGAGCTGACCGGCAAGATCCGGGGCCAGCTGCACGGCCAGCAGCTCGGGCCGCAGCGGATGATCACGTCGGCGGCGCACACCTTGTCCAACCTGTCGCAGTTCGCCGGCGTGGTGATGACCCCCAGGCGCGCCCAGGCGTTCCGCCAGGTCGAATTCATGCGGCTTTCGGACAAGCGCATCCTGCTGATTATCGTTACCCCCGAGGGCGACGTGCAGAACCGCATCATCCAGACCGAGCTGCCGTATTCCCCGTCGCAACTGGTCGAAGCCGCCAATTTCATCAACTCGCACTTTGCCGGCATGAGCTTTGACAATGTGCGCGACCACCTGCGCGGCGAGCTGCAGGCGCTGCGCATGGATATGTCGCAGCTGATGCAGGCCGCAGTGGAGGCGGGGAGCAATGCCATGGCCGAGGGGGAAGACGACCACGTCTTCATCTCGGGCGAGCGCAAGCTGCTGGAGGTGGAAGACCTGTCCTCCAGCATGGAAAAGCTGCGCCGCCTGTTCGACGTGTTCGAGCACAAGACCGGCCTGCTCAAGCTGCTCGATGTCTCCAGCCACGCCCAGGGCGTGCAGATCTTCATCGGCGGCGAGAGCAAGCTGGTGCCGCTCGAAGACATGGCGGTCATCACCGCGCCCTACGAAGTCGACGGCCAGATCGTCGGCACGCTCGGGGTGATCGGGCCGACCCGCATGGCCTACGAGCGGGTGATCCCGATCGTCGACATCACCGCGCGCCTGTTGTCCAGCGCGCTCAGCCAGAACTAG
- the hemH gene encoding ferrochelatase: MTFTPEPAYQHGQAPRTAILLINLGTPDAPTPKAVGSYLKQFLSDPRVVEIPRAAWLPLLYGIIVPLRSRASAMKYESIWLREAHMTGSPLLVHTERQAHALQLLLNQQGHEVTVACAMRYGNPSIGSVLEALRRQGTERILLLPLYPQYSGTTTATGFDEVFRVLKQWRNQPELRLVKHFHDHPAYIAALHQQVGAYWAQHGTPDFARGDKLILSFHGVPRRTLELGDPYHCECLKTGRLLGEALGLQPGQYQVTFQSRFGKAEWLQPYTAPTLRELGKVGTGRVDVFCPGFPADCLETLEEIAMEGRSEFHVAGGKVFHYIPCLNDSESWIAGLAEIGLQHLQGWPLRLPHPHELEARRTHAQTRGAAA, from the coding sequence ATGACGTTCACCCCTGAACCGGCCTACCAGCATGGCCAGGCGCCGCGCACGGCCATCCTGCTGATCAACCTTGGCACCCCGGATGCGCCAACGCCGAAGGCGGTCGGCAGCTACCTCAAGCAGTTCCTGTCCGACCCGCGCGTCGTGGAGATTCCACGCGCGGCGTGGCTGCCGCTGCTGTACGGCATCATCGTGCCACTGCGCTCGCGCGCCTCGGCGATGAAGTATGAGTCGATCTGGCTGCGGGAGGCGCATATGACGGGTTCCCCGCTGCTGGTGCACACCGAGCGCCAGGCTCACGCCTTGCAGCTGCTGCTGAACCAGCAAGGCCATGAGGTGACAGTGGCGTGCGCCATGCGGTACGGCAATCCGTCGATCGGCTCGGTGCTGGAAGCGCTGCGCCGCCAAGGGACCGAACGCATCCTGCTGCTGCCGCTGTATCCGCAATACTCCGGCACCACCACGGCGACGGGCTTCGACGAGGTGTTCCGGGTGCTCAAGCAGTGGCGAAACCAGCCGGAGCTGCGGCTGGTCAAGCATTTCCACGACCATCCGGCCTATATTGCCGCCTTGCACCAGCAGGTGGGGGCATACTGGGCGCAGCATGGCACGCCGGATTTCGCGCGGGGCGACAAGCTGATCCTGTCGTTTCATGGCGTGCCGCGCCGCACGCTGGAGCTCGGCGATCCCTACCATTGCGAGTGCCTCAAGACCGGGCGCCTGCTGGGCGAGGCGCTGGGCTTGCAGCCCGGACAGTACCAGGTCACCTTTCAGTCGCGCTTTGGCAAGGCGGAATGGCTGCAGCCCTATACCGCGCCCACCCTGCGGGAGCTCGGCAAGGTCGGCACCGGCCGGGTAGACGTGTTCTGCCCGGGCTTTCCGGCTGATTGCCTGGAGACGCTGGAAGAGATCGCCATGGAAGGGCGCTCCGAGTTCCACGTGGCTGGCGGCAAGGTGTTCCACTACATTCCTTGCCTCAACGATTCGGAAAGCTGGATTGCCGGGCTGGCGGAGATCGGCTTGCAGCACTTGCAGGGCTGGCCGCTGCGGCTGCCGCATCCGCATGAGCTGGAGGCCCGCCGCACGCACGCGCAGACGCGCGGCGCCGCAGCATGA
- a CDS encoding RNA-binding S4 domain-containing protein, with translation MSVSFEADARLRIDKWLWCARFFKTRSLAAEAVDRGKVQVNGQACKNSREVKPGDTVVLEAHQQRWEVVVKGIAGLRGPAAVAQTLYAETEASEARRRQDAENRRLNVEPASQLQGRPTKRDRRQIDGVRG, from the coding sequence ATGAGCGTATCTTTCGAGGCCGATGCCCGCCTGCGCATCGACAAATGGCTGTGGTGCGCGCGCTTCTTCAAGACGCGCTCGCTGGCTGCCGAGGCGGTGGACCGTGGCAAGGTGCAGGTCAACGGCCAGGCGTGCAAGAATTCGCGCGAGGTCAAGCCGGGCGACACCGTCGTCCTGGAGGCGCACCAGCAACGCTGGGAAGTCGTGGTGAAAGGGATTGCGGGCTTGCGCGGCCCGGCCGCGGTAGCCCAGACGCTTTATGCGGAAACCGAGGCCAGCGAGGCGCGCCGGCGGCAGGATGCCGAGAACCGGCGGCTTAACGTGGAACCTGCATCGCAGCTGCAGGGACGCCCGACCAAGCGCGATCGCCGCCAGATCGACGGCGTCAGGGGGTGA